In Melanotaenia boesemani isolate fMelBoe1 chromosome 7, fMelBoe1.pri, whole genome shotgun sequence, a single window of DNA contains:
- the LOC121643539 gene encoding uncharacterized protein LOC121643539, with the protein MEAGRFYDSAAKRPKRVTKQPSPSSRKSKTPVVRGNVRLVKKKAANIVNSAGGSHAGSIKPFFEAEVRALKSRVAAMESARDSCHGNCITETNNIVERLDQLEASIKNIESRLECLERPAPQEEDPLPSQEPFPHTTTDFEVRALPAEREEEFFRLCHRGGHPRPESYAAGVFMALTPFRLYKDWGKTVNWSGSNGKQPLPRINERLRSPRKTDPETQRPGFCR; encoded by the exons ATGGAAGCTGGCAGATTCTACGATTCAGCTGCCAAGAGGCCAAAACGTGTG ACAAAGCAGCCGTCACCATCATCACGGAAATCTAAAACTCCGGTGGTGAGAGGAAATGTGAggcttgtgaaaaaaaaagcg GCTAACATAGTAAATTCTGCTGGAGGAAGCCATGCTGGTTCTATTAAGCCATTTTTTGAAGCAGAGGTCCGGGCCCTAAAAAGCCGGGTCGCAGCAATGGAGTCTGCGAGGGACAGTTGCCACGGGAATTGTATCACAGAAACAAATAACATTGTGGAGAGACTCGACCAGCTGGAAGCGTCAATAAAGAATATTGAGTCCCGCTTAGAATGTCTGGAGAGGCCCGCACCACA AGAAGAGGACCCCCTCCCATCTCAAGAACCTTTCCCACATACTACGACGGATTTTGAGGTCAGAGCTCTCCCCGCCGAACGTGAGGAGGAGTTTTTCAGACTCTGCCACCGTGGAGGCCACCCTCGACCCGAAAGCTACGCTGCCGGTGTGTTTATGGCGCTCACACCTTTTAGACTTTACAAGGACTGGGGAAAGACCGTCAACTGGAGCGGCTCCAACGGAAAACAACCTCTGCCCAGGATAAACGAAAGACTGAGATCTCCCCGCAAGACAGATCCCGAAACGCAGCGCCCAGGCTTTTGCCGTTAA